Within Actinoplanes sp. L3-i22, the genomic segment CGGCCAGGCCCGCCTCGAAGCCGGCCTGCCGTTCCGCGGCGAACGCCCGATCCGGCGTACCGGACAGGATCAGGATCTTCCGGTGCCCGGTGGTGGCCAGGTGCTCGCCGACCAGCCGCGCCGAGGTCCGGTCGTCGAAGCGGACCGAGTCGAACGGCAGATCCACGCTGCCGTAGATCACCACCCGGCCGCCGTTGCGCTGGTAGGCGCGCAGCTCCTCGATCAGCCGGACGTTCCGGGCGGTCCCCTCGACCCGGGTCGAGGTCAGCACCAGCGCCCGCGGGCGGAACGCGCACAACGTCCGTACCGTGTCGAACTGCCGCTCCGGGACGCCCCGGGTCTGCGCCACGCTGACGAACGCCCCGACCGTGCGGGCCTGGCGCTCCATCGCGGCGACGACCAGGCCGATCGACGGGGTGGTCAGATCGTCGGCGACCAGGGCGACGGTGTCGGTCGGGCCGCGCATCGCCCGCGCCGACAGGTCCGGCGTGTAGTTCAGCTCGGCGGCGGCGGCCAGCACCTTGCGCTCGTACTCGGCGGCGACCTTGCGGGCGCTGCCGCCCAGCACGCGGGAGGCGGTGGCCAGCGAGACGCCGGCCGCGCGGGCGACGTCGTGGAGGGTCACGGTCGGCCTGGCCGGATGCGGCACACCTCCCCCTCCCCGACTGCAGCGCCGTTTCCTACTGCAGCGCCGCTCCTTACTGCAGCGCTGAGAATACTGTCCGTGGCGGGGGTGTGCGATCACGGGTTGCTGGCACAATCGGCGCCGTGGAGCAGGGTCCGAGGCGGCGACGGGTGACGCTGCACGACGTCGCGCGCGAGGCCGGCGTGTCCTACGCGACCGCGTCCCGCGCGCTCAACGGCAGCGACCGCAGCGTACGCCGGGAGAACGCCGACCGCGTCCAGGCCGCCGCCGCCCGGCTCGGCTACCTGCCGGACCTCCCCGCGCAGGCGATCGCGAAGGGTTCCAACGGCACCGCCGCGCTGGTCGTGAACGGCGTCGACGACCCGTACTTCGTGACGATCGCGGCCGGCGCCGGCGCGGCCGCCGAAGAGGCCGGGATCATCCTCACGCTGGCCGTTTCCGATCACTCCCCCGATCTCGAGCTGCAGATCGTCCGCACCCTGCGCGGCCAGCGCCCCCGCGCGATCCTGATCGCCGGCACCCGGGTCGAGGGCGCGCCGTCCGCCCCGCACCTGATCGCCGAGCTGGAGGCCTACCGCACCGCCGGCGGCCGGATCGCGCTGCTGACCCAGCCGCAGCTGCCGTTCGCCACCCTGGCGGTCGACAACCACGGCGGCGCCCACCAGCTCGCGACGGCCCTGATCGAGCGGGGCTACCGCAGGTTCGCCCTGGTCCACGGCGACGACCGGCTGCTCACCTCCCGCGAACGCCGGGACGGGTTCACCGCCGCGCTGCGCGACGCCGGCCTGGCGCCGCCGGTGCCGGTCCCGGCCGAGTTCAGCCGCGACGGCGGCGAGGCGGCCGCCGGTCGGCTGATCGCCGGCGGGCTGGACGGCATCGAGGCGATCGTGGCGGTCACCGACGTGATGGCGATCGGGGTGATGTCCGCGCTGCGGGCGGCCGGGCTGACCCCCGGGCGGGACGTCGGGGTGGCCGGTTTCGACGACATCGCCCCGGCCGAGGACGTCACGCCGACCCTGACCACGGTCCGCGTCCCCCTGCACGAGATGGGCCATCGGGCGCTGCGTACCGCCCTGGATTCGGACACCCGCGAAACGGTCACCGTCCCGACCGAGGTCATCCTGCGCGACAGCACCCCGCCCCTGCGCTGACCCCGCCCCGTCCGCGCAAGCCCCCGCAAGGCCGCGACCACTCCCGGCTCAGCCGCGGGCAAGGCCCGCCGGCTGGCGCTCAGGGTCGCTTCAAGAGGGCTTTGACAACCCTCAGCACCAGCCGGCCCCACCCACGGCTCAGGCCCGCCCTTGGCTCAGCGCCACCCTCGGCTCAGCGCCACCCTCGGCTCAGCGCCACCCTCGGCGCAACCCCGCAAGGCCGCGCCCACTCCCGGCCCAGCCGCGGGCGCGGGCCTTCGGCTGGTGCGCAGGGCTGCTTCGAGAGGGTTTTGACAGCCCTGCGCACCAGCCCGCGAGCGGGGCGCGGCCGGGCCTGGGGTGGTCGCGGCCTTGCGACGGATGCCACGGACGGGCGGGGCTGACGACGTACCAAAGCGGAATTGAGGGTGAGTGGCAGCGGCCCGGCGGCGGCGGATGGGTTTTCAGGGGTCCGGTGGCGTGCCAGGATGGTCGATGGAAACGTTTCCAGTATTTTTCAGCGGACGCTAGGAAGGCCCCATGCCGGATCGTGCCGAGCCCGCCGCCCTGCGGAATGTGGCGTTGCTGCTGAGGGACGGCGATGACGTCGCCGTCGCCACCGAGGACCTGGCCGGGGGGCGGACGCTGCGGCACGACGACGGCGATCTGACCGTCGCGGCGCCGGTGCCGCGCGGGCACAAGATCGCGCTGCGGGATCTGGCCACGGGGGCACAGATCCACAAATACGGTCAGGTCATCGGGCGGGCGACGGTGCCGATCCGGGCCGGTGAGCACGTGCACGCGCACAACCTCGGCATGGACGCGGTCGAGCACGACTACGAGTTCGGGACCGGGGTCGTCGCCATCCCGCCGGCCGCCGAGGTGCGGACGTTCCAGGGGTTCAAGCGGGCGAACGGCGCGGTCGGGACGCGGAACTACGTGGGCATCGTGACCTCGGTCAACTGCTCCGCCTCGACCGCCCGGATGATCGCCGACCAGTTCCGCGGCCCGATCATGGACCTGTATCCGCAGGTGGACGGCGTGGTCGCGCTCGCCCACGACTCCGGCTGCGGGATGGTCCCGGCCAGCGAGGGCGGGCAGATCCTGCGGCGCACGCTGCGCGGGTACGCGACCCACCCGAACATCGGCGGCCTGATCGTTCTCGGACTCGGCTGCGAGATGCTCGGCGTCGAGACGCTGCTCGCCGACCTGGACGCGCCCGCCGACACGCTGATCGAGCGGATGACCATCCAGGAGACCGGCGGCATCCGCGCCACCGTCCGGGCCGGCACCGAGGTGGTGCGCTCGCTGCTGCGACAGCTGAACGAGCGGCGCCGCGAGACGGTCCCGGCGTCGGCGCTGATCCTCGGCCTGAACTGCGGCGGCTCCGACGGCTACTCCGGGATCACCGCGAACCCGGCCCTCGGGCGCGCCTCCGACCTGCTCGTCGCCCAGGGCGGCGCGAGCGTGCTGGCCGAGACGCCCGAGGTGTTCGGCGCGGAACATCTGCTCACCCGGCGGGCGGTCAGCCGGGAGGTCGGCCAGCGGCTGCTCGACCGGATCGCCTGGTGGCACAAGTACGTCGAGGCCGGCGGCGGCACCCTGGACAACAATCCGTCCCCGGGCAACAAGGCCGGCGGGCTGACCACGATCCTGGAGAAGTCGCTGGGCGCGGTGGCCAAGGGCGGCGCGGCGCCGATGTCCGCGGTCTACGAGTACGCGGAGCGGATCACCGCGCCGGGATTCGCCTTCATGGACACCCCCGGCTACGACCCGGTGTCGGTGACCGGGCTGGTCGCGGGCGGGGCGACGGTCGTCTGCTTCACCACCGGGCGCGGCTCGGTGCTGGGCGGCAAACCCGCCCCGGTCATCAAGATCGCGACGAACTCGGAGGTCTTCGAGCGGATGCGCGACGACATGGACCTGGACACCGGCGGCATCGTCACCGGCACGACGACGATCGACGCGGCCGGCGACGAGATCTTCGAGACGATCCTGGCGGTGGCCTCCGGCCGGCTCACCGCGAGCGAGGACCTCGACCTGGGCCGCGACGAGTTCGTCCCCTGGCAGCTCGGCGCGGTCACCTGAGGCGCGCAGCCGCCCCTCGCCCGGCCCGCGCGCGGCCGGGTCAGGAGAGCTTCGAGCCGCTGATCTTCGGGTTGCCGGAACCCAGGTAGAAGATGCCGGGCAGCCCCGTGGTCTCGAACCCGGCGCTCGGATTCTTCCGCAGCGTCGAGTTCCGGATCACGACCGTGCCGGTGCGGTCGTTGCTGACGAAGAAGATCGCGCCGCCGCCCTCGACCGCCTTGTTGCCGGTGATCACCGTGCCGTCCAGGGTCAGCGTCATCCTGTCGCCGTCGTTGTAGATCGCGCCGCCGCTGCCGCCGCCGGTGGTGCCGGAGCGGGCCGGGTTCGCCCCCTTGCCGACCGCCGAGTTCCCGGAGAAGTAGCTGTTCAGCACGGTCCAGGAGACCCCGATGCTGCTCAACGCGGACCCGTTCGAGCAGACCCCGCCGGTGAACGTGCTGCCGACGACGTAGACCGGCGTGTCCCCGCCCTGGTCCAGCACCCGGATCGCGGCGCCGCCCAGGTCCGGCCCGGTCCGGTCGCACTTGTTGCCGGTGAACCGTGAGTTGATCACCTTGAGATGCCCGCCGCGGACGAAGATCGCGCCCCCGCCGCCGCCCTCGGTCTTGTCGCCGGTGCTGTTGCCGTTGCTGAACGCCATGTTCTGGATCGTCATGCGGGGTGTGTCCTGATCCTGGCAGTGCGAGGTGGTCCAGCCCTGCGCCTGGTCACACGTGTTCATGTACAGGATCCGGCGCTTGCCGCCACCGCTGAGCGTGACCTTGCTGCCGCCGTCGAGCACGAGCGTCGAGTGCGCGTTCTTCACCTTGGCGGTGGCGGTCATGGTGATGGTGACCGGCGCCGGGCCGCAGTCGAACGTGACGATGCCGCCGGCCGCGACCGCCTTCACCACCGCGGCGGAGGTGCAGCTCGCCGGGGCGCCGGTGCCGATCGTCCGGTCCGGCTTGCGGGTGTCGACCGGCTTGGCCGCGGCCGGGATCGACGCCCTGCCGCCCGGGTTGCCGGGCTTGGGCAGGGTCGTCTCCTTGACCGGTTTCGACGCGGACGGCGACGGCGCGACCGACGACGGGACGGCCGACGACGGCGCCGGCAGCCCGGCACCGGCGGACACGGCGGCGGACGGCCCGGCCACGAAGTCGACCGGCTCCTCGCCCTTCGACCTGGAGCACGCGCCGATCATGAGCAGGCTCAACAGCCCGGCTAGCAGCACCCGTCGATTTCGCACCGGGCGATGCTACGGCCTGGGACGTGCGCTCCGCACTCCCCTACTGACCGCCTGTGGACAACGGGGCCACGCCCGAGGAGGCCCGCACGACCAGGCCGGTCGGCAGCACCACCTCGCCGCCGGTCACCCCGCTGCGGCCGAGCAGCAGGTCCAGCCCGACCACCCCGGCCCGGCCCTTCGGCACGGCGACGCTGGTCAGCGGCGGATGACTCATCGCGGCCAGGCTCACGTCGTCGAACCCGACCACGCTGACCTGCTGAGGCACCGCCGCGCCCCGGGCCGCCAGCCGGTGCAGCACGCCGAGCGCGACCAGGTCGTTGTAGGCGATCACGGCCGTGGCCGGGCCGGCCAGCAGCAGATCTCCGGCGAGCAGCCCGCCCTCGAACGTCGGCGCCACCGCCCCCAGCGCCGCGATCGACAGACCGGACAGCGCCTCGACCCGCCGGCGCGCCGCCCAGGAGTCCGCGGGGCCGGGAACGTACGCGATCCGCTCGTGCCCCAGCGCCCGCAGATGCTCGACGGCCTGCCGGATCCCGTCCGCGATGTCCGCCACCACGGACGACATCCCGGGCACCCGCCGATGCAGCAGCACCGTCGTCGCCGGGTCGGCCGCGGCGAGAATCTCCGCGTCCGAGGCCCGCGGCGAGCACAACAGCAGTCCGTCGGTGTTCCGCCCGAGCGTCGCGATCGCCTCCAGCTCGGCCACCGGGTCCTCGTCGGTGTCCGCGATGAAGACCCCGTGGTCTACCGCCCGGGCCCGCGCGCTGACCCCCTTCGCCACGTCCGCGAAGAACGGATTGCGAAGATCAGGAACAATCAACCCCAGATTTCCGGTACGGCCGGTGATCAGCCCCCGGGCCGCCCGGTTCACCCGGTAGCCGAGCCTATTCGCCGCTTCCAGCACGGTCTCCCGGGTGGCCGCACTGACGGTCCCCCCGGTCAGCGCCCGCGACACGGTCGACACCGAGACCCCGGCCTCACGCGCGACGTCCTGCACGGTCGTGCGCCCCAACCCGGCCCCCCATTTTCGGCTCGCGCCAGCATAACGACCACCCAGCTCACCCCCGCAGTCCCGCCACACCAAACCTCGAGCCCCGCCAGCCGCCGAGCCGCATGCCCGAGCCGCATGCCCCGAGCCGCAAGCCGCAAGCCGCAAGCCGCAAGCCCCGAGCCGCGAGCCGCGAGCCGCAAGCCGCAAGCCGCAAGCCCCGAGCCGCGAGCCGCAAGCCGCGAGCCGCGAGCCGCGAGCCGCGAGCCGCGAACGCAGCCCCAACAGCTGCCAAGAGCACAAGCCACCCGCTGGTTCCAAACCGCACGAAACGACCGTTTTCACCAGCCATAGGGCCAAGAAGCGGGTAAAAAAAAAGGGCCCGCCCTCCCTAAGGGGGGCCACCTCCTCTGACGTAATTGTCGCGTGATTCGCCAAGATCATGCTGGTGGCCTGTGGATGACGCTGCAGTGTGGATAACTCCCACGGGTTCGGATCTTGGGGTAGCGCGCAACCGCCCTCGGAGCCGAGACAGCCCCGGTGGCCGTTCGGGTTTTGGGGTAAACCGTGCCCACCCTCGGACGTCGCCCTTGCGGGTCTCGTGTTCTGGGCGCCCCGCGCCCTTGCGAGGCCCGGAAGGGTCCCCGCGGGAGCGACGATCAGTTATTGGCCGCAGCCGAGGCAATGAAGAATTTGAATTCAGGCCGGAATGATCGCGACGCCCGCCGAGCGCAGCGCCCGCAACGCCGGATGATCCGGGTCGGCGTCGGTGACGATGCCGGTGACCTCGGCCGGCGGCAGGACCGTGAACGGCGAGGCCGTGCCGATCTTCTCCGCGCTGGCCAGCACGTAGGTTTCCGCGGCGCGTGAGGCCAGGGTCCGCTTCATGGCCGCCTCGTCGGCGTCACCGGTGGTGAGGCCGGCCTCCTGGTGCACCCCCGTCACGCCGAGCAGGAACACGTCGGCGGAGACCCTGAGGGCGGCCTCAGCTGTCGCCGCGCCGCAGGTCACGGCGGAGTGTTTGAAGAGGCGGCCGCCCAGGACGTAGACGTCGACCGTCGGATGGGCCACCAGGGCCGCCGCGACCGTGGGACTGTGCGTGACGATTGTCGCGGAGAGATCGTCGGGCAGGGCGGCGGTCACCGCCAGTGCCGTGGTCCCGCCGTCGAGCAGGATCGTGCTGCCGGGGCGGATCAGCTCGGCGGCGGCCGCGGCGACGCGCTCCTTGCTGGAGGTGGCGACCGTGGTGCGGGTGGCGTAGTCGGCGGCGGCCGGCGAGACCGGCAGGGCGCCGCCGTAGACCCGCTGGCAGAGGCCGGCGGCGGCGAGCTCGCGCAGGTCCCGCCGGATCATGTCCTCGGTGACGCCGAGCCGGGCGGCGATCTCCTTGGCGACCACCTTGCCGTCGGACCGCAGGTGGGCCAGCAGCACATCGCGTCGCTCCGCGGCCAGCATCCGTGTTTCTCCTCATTGTTGTCGACTGTTGCGTGTTTCCTGACCTAGATTAGCCCCATGACCGCACAACCCGGCATCGACACCCCTGACGCCCGCGGGCGCACCGGCCTGGACCGGGCGGGCCGCGACCTGGCCGGCAATCCGGACGTCGTGGTGCGGGAGGTGGAGCTGCTCGCCACGGCGTGGCACGTGCTCCGCCGGACGACCTATGACTATCGGGGGCGCGACGGCGGCTGGAGCCGGCAGCAGCGCGAGACCTATGACCGCGGCGACGGCGCGACCGTCCTGCTCTACGACCCGGCGCGGCGGACCGTGCTGCTCACCCGGCAGTTCCGCTATCCGGTGTATGTGAACGGCCACCCCGACGGCATGTTCGTGGAGACCGCCGCCGGCCTGCTGGACGGGGACGATCCGGCGGCCGCGATCCGGCGGGAGGCGAGCGAGGAGCTGGGCGTGGTGATCGGCGAGCTGGAGCCGGTCTTCGCGGTGTGGACGAGTCCGGGATCGGTCACCGAGCGGGTGCACTGTTTCGCGGCGCCCTATTCGGCGGCGTCGCGGGTCGGGCCGGGCGGCGGGCTGGCCGACGACGGTGAGGACATCGCCGCGGTGGAGCTGCCGTTCGCGACCGCGCTGGAGCGGATCGAGACCGGCGAGATCGCCGACGCCAAGACGATCATGCTGCTCCAATGGGCGGCATTGCGCGGGCCGTTCCGGCAGGCCGCCCCAGCAGAGCGATAGGAGTGCCATATATTTGCGCGATGGCAAAGACCGAGCGCGTCCTGGACGTCCTGATCGTCGACGACGATGACGCCGACACCCTGATGATCGAGGAAGCGCTGATGGCCGCCAGCCCCGCGCCGGAGGTGCACCGGGTCGCCGACGGCAGCGAGGCGATCGAGTACCTGCGCCGCCGGGGCCGGTACACCGAGGCCCGCCGTCCGGATCTGATCCTGCTGGACCTCAACATGCCGCGGATGAGCGGGCACGAGGTGCTGGCCGAGGTGAAGGGCGACGACCAGCTCAAGAGCATCCCGGTGGTGGTGCTGACCACGTCGACCGCGCTGCCGGACATCACCGCGAGCTACACGCGGCACGCGAACGCGTTCGTCACCAAGCCGATGGATCTCGACGGGTTCGAGGCCGCGGTCGGCAAGATCAAGAAGTTCTACAACGAGACCGCGGTCCTTCCGGGGGACACAGAATCGTGAAACGCCTCACTCTCCGTAGAGATTAGGCGAGCCTTACCAGCGCTTCTAGCTGCGCAAACACCGGTTCGGCGGGATCCCGGCCGGCAGGACGAAACTTGATCTGAACCTAGGTTGAAGTTTTACAGTTCCTGTTCGCCCGGAGGTCGATCTTGGCTGGGCGGGTTTCGCTGCTACGAGTTGAGTGAGGGAAGCGCCATGGACCGCCCCCTGAGGGTCGCCGTCATCGGAGCCGGCCCAGCCGGCATCTACGCCGCCGACCACCTCATCAAAGCCGACCCGGACGTCACCGTCGACATCCTCGACAAGCTGCCCACCCCCTACGGCCTGATCCGGTACGGCGTGGCACCCGACCACCCGCGGATCAAGGAGATCATCAACGCGCTGTTCCGGGTCCTCGACAACCCGCGCATCCGGTTCATCGGCAACGTGGCGTACGGCGTGGACGTCAAGCCGGAGGAGCTGAGCCGCTTCTACGACGCCACGATCGTCTCGACCGGCGCCGAGAAGGACCGGGCCCTGGACATCCCGGGCATCGACCTGCAGGGCAGCTTCGGCGGCGCCGACTTCGCCTCCTGGTACAACGGTCACCCGGACGTGTCCCGCGAGTGGCCCCTGGAGGCCACCGAGGTCGCCGTGATCGGCGCCGGCAACGTCGCCATCGACGTGGCCCGGATCCTCGCCAAGACCGCCGACGAGCTGCTGGTCACCGAGATCCCGGACAACGTCTACCAGGCGCTCAAGGCCAGCCCGGTGACCGACGTGCACCTGTTCTCCCGGCGTGGCCCGGCGCAGGTCAAGTTCACCCCGCAGGAGCTGCGCGAGCTGGACCACTCGCCGAACGTCGAGGTGATCATCCACCCCGAGGGCATCGAGTTCGACGAGGGCAGCCTCGAGGCGATGCGCAAGACCCGGCACGTCAAGATGTGCGTGGACATTCTGCAGAACTGGGCCGTCCGCGACCCGCGGGACCGGCCGCGCCGCCTGCACCTGTACTTCCTGCAGGCGCCGGTCGAGGTGCTCGGCGAGGACGGCAAGGTCGTCGGCCTGCGCACCGAGACCCAGGAGCTGACCGGCGACGCCTGGGTGCGCGGCACCGGCGAGTTCACCGACTGGCCGGTCCAGGCCGTCTACCGCGCCGTCGGCTACCTCAGCAGCGCGCTGCCGGACCTGCCGTTCGACACCAAGACCGGCACCATCCCGCACGCCGCCGGCCGGGTCCTGGACCTGGACGGCGAGCACATCCCCGGCATGTACGTGGCCGGCTGGATCAAGCGGGGCCCGGTCGGCCTGATCGGCCACACCAAGGGCTGCTCCGGCGAGACCGTCACCAGCCTGCTCGCGGACATGGACAAGCTGCAGCAGGCGCCGCAGCACGACCCGTCCGAGGTGATCTCCTACCTCGAGCAGCGGGGCCTGCCGTACACGACCTGGCAGGGCTGGCAGAAGCTGGACGCACACGAGATCGCGCTCGGCGAGCCGCACGGCCGCAAGCGCGTGAAGGTCGTCCCCCGTGACGAGATGACGACCATTTCCAACGGCTGATATGGGTAAGGCCCGTCCGGAAGGACGGGCCTTACTGGAAGGCGGCCGACCGGCACGGGAGCTCACGCCAATGTAGCGGATCTCGACCGTGGCGATCGGCCGCCACCTAGCCCGGCGACCCGAACCGGGTCACCGGACAGCTTTCTTACTTCAGAGCGGACGGATGTTCTCCGCCTGCAGGCCCTTCTGACCCTGGGTGACCTGGAACTCCACCCGCTGGTTCTCCTCGAGGCTGCGGAAGCCGGAGGTCGCGATCGCGGAGAAGTGCGCGAACACGTCGGGGCCGCCGTCGTCCTGAGTGATGAAACCGAAGCCCTTGTCGCTGTTGAACCACTTGACGGTGCCGGTCGCCATGACCACTCCTTGTCGATTTTCGTGCTGACTACTTGGTGCTGGTGAATGTTGGTGCTGGTGGAGCCGGTCTTGCAGGTACATCTTGGTGCGAACTTCTCGATGTGAACAAACAAAAAACGCCTGTCGGGCCGAGATGCCCATCAGGCGTTTTGAGAACGTCTCAGGAAACCAGAAGTTGCAACGCCGTCACCGTAGCACGACGCGGGCTCAACGAACCGACCCGAGGACGGAAACCTCGGTGATCCCGGAGTCCTCCGCCGCGCCCAGACCGGTGATCCGATAACTGCGCAGCAGCTGCAGCCAGTGCTCCGGAACGTGCCCCCGGCCCGGGTCGCCGACCAGGACCGCCGCGCCGCGGGCCATCGCCCGGCGCAGGAAGCCGGCCATCCGGGCGGCCAGGTCACGGTCGTAGAAGACGTCCCCGACCAGGACCACCTCCGCGTCGCCGCCGTCGCCGTCGAGCAGGTCCCCCTCGACCAGCCGTAGGCCCACACCGTTCACGTCGGCGTTCATCCCGGCCGCCGCGCAGGCGAACGGATCGATGTCGTTCGAGGTCACCGACGCCGCGCCGGCCTTGGCCGCGGCGATCCCGGCCACCCCGCAGCCGCAGGCCACGTCGAGCACCCGCCGCCCGGTCACCAGGTCCGGATGGTCCAGCACGTACCGGGCCAGGGCCTGACCGCCGGCCCAGGCATTCGTCCAGAACGGGTAGAACGTCGTCCCCGCCTGGATCTCCAGGCGCGCCTGGAGCACGATCGCGTCGTCCGCGAGATGCATCAGCAGCTCCGGTACGAACGGCAGGCGAACCAGCCGTAAGCCGTCGTATCCGTCGTCGCTGGAGGTCGCCAGAAAGCGCTCGAGCTGGGTTCCACTGGTACGCGGCACGGCACGCTCCGATCGTGAGTGCCGCCACAGGGCGCAGAACGGCCCGTCCGACCTTACGCGACCGCGCCAGGTCCCACCCGCGGCGTGGTCACGAATGACACGTCGGGGTGTAACCTGGGCGGCCGCTTCCGATCAGGCGGTTTCCGCCGGGTTGTACTGCAGGGTCCACCGGTACGCCTGCACCAGCCGGGTGTCGAAACCGGACGCCGACCCCCACAGGAAGATCCGGAACCGGCGGTAGAGCTCCTCGCCCCACCGGGCCACGATCTCCTCCCGCCGGTCGTCCAGGCGCTTCGCCCATTCCCGGCACGTCAGGTAGTAGTTGTGCCGGTCGTCCTGCACGCTGAGCAGGTCGAACGGTGACCGGGCCACCTGGCGGAGGTACTGGTGCAGCAGCAGCGGCGCCGAGCGGCCGGGGTAGACGTACTGCTTGAAGAACGTCGACGCGGTGTGCTTGCGCCGCATCGCGAGCGCGTCGAGATAGACGCGCCCGCCGGGCTTGAGCAACCGCGCGTACGTCTTCAGGGTCGCCTCGTAATCCGGCAGGTGCTCGGTGACGCCCATGTTCACGATCGCGTCGAAGCGTTCGTCCGTTCGATACCGCAGGATGTGCTCGCGCACCACGGTGACCGGCAGTTTCTCCCGCGCGAACAGGTCGGTGAGGAACCGCTCGGACTCGACCGCCAGGGTGACAGTTGTCACGTCGATGCCGCGGCGGGCCGCGTACTCCGAGAAGGCGCCCCAGCCGCCGCCCACCTCGAGCACCCGGTCACCCGGTTTGACCTGCAGGTCGTCGAGCGCGATGTCGAGCTTGCGGGTGACCGCGTCCTCCAGCGGCTCGTCGTCGCCGGCGAACACGCCCTGGGTGTAACAGCGGTGCCGCTCGTCGAGGAAGGTCAGGAAGAAGTCCGACTCCTCGTCGTAGTGCTGGGAGATGGCCCGCCGGTCGTGGTCGGTCTTGCCGTGCCACAGCGACGGCGCCCAGCGGCCGAGGAACGCGACGGGATGGAAGTCGGAGAAGAACCTGCGCATGTTGAGCGCCGCGCCGAGGTCGCCCTCGACGTCGACGTGCCCACCCAGGTACG encodes:
- a CDS encoding FAD-dependent oxidoreductase yields the protein MDRPLRVAVIGAGPAGIYAADHLIKADPDVTVDILDKLPTPYGLIRYGVAPDHPRIKEIINALFRVLDNPRIRFIGNVAYGVDVKPEELSRFYDATIVSTGAEKDRALDIPGIDLQGSFGGADFASWYNGHPDVSREWPLEATEVAVIGAGNVAIDVARILAKTADELLVTEIPDNVYQALKASPVTDVHLFSRRGPAQVKFTPQELRELDHSPNVEVIIHPEGIEFDEGSLEAMRKTRHVKMCVDILQNWAVRDPRDRPRRLHLYFLQAPVEVLGEDGKVVGLRTETQELTGDAWVRGTGEFTDWPVQAVYRAVGYLSSALPDLPFDTKTGTIPHAAGRVLDLDGEHIPGMYVAGWIKRGPVGLIGHTKGCSGETVTSLLADMDKLQQAPQHDPSEVISYLEQRGLPYTTWQGWQKLDAHEIALGEPHGRKRVKVVPRDEMTTISNG
- a CDS encoding LacI family DNA-binding transcriptional regulator yields the protein MEQGPRRRRVTLHDVAREAGVSYATASRALNGSDRSVRRENADRVQAAAARLGYLPDLPAQAIAKGSNGTAALVVNGVDDPYFVTIAAGAGAAAEEAGIILTLAVSDHSPDLELQIVRTLRGQRPRAILIAGTRVEGAPSAPHLIAELEAYRTAGGRIALLTQPQLPFATLAVDNHGGAHQLATALIERGYRRFALVHGDDRLLTSRERRDGFTAALRDAGLAPPVPVPAEFSRDGGEAAAGRLIAGGLDGIEAIVAVTDVMAIGVMSALRAAGLTPGRDVGVAGFDDIAPAEDVTPTLTTVRVPLHEMGHRALRTALDSDTRETVTVPTEVILRDSTPPLR
- a CDS encoding DeoR/GlpR family DNA-binding transcription regulator — translated: MLAAERRDVLLAHLRSDGKVVAKEIAARLGVTEDMIRRDLRELAAAGLCQRVYGGALPVSPAAADYATRTTVATSSKERVAAAAAELIRPGSTILLDGGTTALAVTAALPDDLSATIVTHSPTVAAALVAHPTVDVYVLGGRLFKHSAVTCGAATAEAALRVSADVFLLGVTGVHQEAGLTTGDADEAAMKRTLASRAAETYVLASAEKIGTASPFTVLPPAEVTGIVTDADPDHPALRALRSAGVAIIPA
- a CDS encoding methyltransferase yields the protein MPRTSGTQLERFLATSSDDGYDGLRLVRLPFVPELLMHLADDAIVLQARLEIQAGTTFYPFWTNAWAGGQALARYVLDHPDLVTGRRVLDVACGCGVAGIAAAKAGAASVTSNDIDPFACAAAGMNADVNGVGLRLVEGDLLDGDGGDAEVVLVGDVFYDRDLAARMAGFLRRAMARGAAVLVGDPGRGHVPEHWLQLLRSYRITGLGAAEDSGITEVSVLGSVR
- a CDS encoding NUDIX domain-containing protein; the encoded protein is MTAQPGIDTPDARGRTGLDRAGRDLAGNPDVVVREVELLATAWHVLRRTTYDYRGRDGGWSRQQRETYDRGDGATVLLYDPARRTVLLTRQFRYPVYVNGHPDGMFVETAAGLLDGDDPAAAIRREASEELGVVIGELEPVFAVWTSPGSVTERVHCFAAPYSAASRVGPGGGLADDGEDIAAVELPFATALERIETGEIADAKTIMLLQWAALRGPFRQAAPAER
- a CDS encoding cold-shock protein; amino-acid sequence: MATGTVKWFNSDKGFGFITQDDGGPDVFAHFSAIATSGFRSLEENQRVEFQVTQGQKGLQAENIRPL
- a CDS encoding response regulator; amino-acid sequence: MAKTERVLDVLIVDDDDADTLMIEEALMAASPAPEVHRVADGSEAIEYLRRRGRYTEARRPDLILLDLNMPRMSGHEVLAEVKGDDQLKSIPVVVLTTSTALPDITASYTRHANAFVTKPMDLDGFEAAVGKIKKFYNETAVLPGDTES
- a CDS encoding LacI family DNA-binding transcriptional regulator, coding for MTLHDVARAAGVSLATASRVLGGSARKVAAEYERKVLAAAAELNYTPDLSARAMRGPTDTVALVADDLTTPSIGLVVAAMERQARTVGAFVSVAQTRGVPERQFDTVRTLCAFRPRALVLTSTRVEGTARNVRLIEELRAYQRNGGRVVIYGSVDLPFDSVRFDDRTSARLVGEHLATTGHRKILILSGTPDRAFAAERQAGFEAGLAAHGVRAVRAVECEVSRQGGYQAVLDAQAGGGLDGVDAIVAVNDVVAIGALSACRDAGIAVPGQLSVTGFDDVPLASDLTPRLATLALPHAASGARAVQMALADADGLDGREPLRAEDEGGREPLRAEGEGGREPLREVIVGRFIARESCAPRL
- a CDS encoding UxaA family hydrolase: MPDRAEPAALRNVALLLRDGDDVAVATEDLAGGRTLRHDDGDLTVAAPVPRGHKIALRDLATGAQIHKYGQVIGRATVPIRAGEHVHAHNLGMDAVEHDYEFGTGVVAIPPAAEVRTFQGFKRANGAVGTRNYVGIVTSVNCSASTARMIADQFRGPIMDLYPQVDGVVALAHDSGCGMVPASEGGQILRRTLRGYATHPNIGGLIVLGLGCEMLGVETLLADLDAPADTLIERMTIQETGGIRATVRAGTEVVRSLLRQLNERRRETVPASALILGLNCGGSDGYSGITANPALGRASDLLVAQGGASVLAETPEVFGAEHLLTRRAVSREVGQRLLDRIAWWHKYVEAGGGTLDNNPSPGNKAGGLTTILEKSLGAVAKGGAAPMSAVYEYAERITAPGFAFMDTPGYDPVSVTGLVAGGATVVCFTTGRGSVLGGKPAPVIKIATNSEVFERMRDDMDLDTGGIVTGTTTIDAAGDEIFETILAVASGRLTASEDLDLGRDEFVPWQLGAVT
- a CDS encoding LacI family DNA-binding transcriptional regulator → MGRTTVQDVAREAGVSVSTVSRALTGGTVSAATRETVLEAANRLGYRVNRAARGLITGRTGNLGLIVPDLRNPFFADVAKGVSARARAVDHGVFIADTDEDPVAELEAIATLGRNTDGLLLCSPRASDAEILAAADPATTVLLHRRVPGMSSVVADIADGIRQAVEHLRALGHERIAYVPGPADSWAARRRVEALSGLSIAALGAVAPTFEGGLLAGDLLLAGPATAVIAYNDLVALGVLHRLAARGAAVPQQVSVVGFDDVSLAAMSHPPLTSVAVPKGRAGVVGLDLLLGRSGVTGGEVVLPTGLVVRASSGVAPLSTGGQ